From Lagenorhynchus albirostris chromosome 15, mLagAlb1.1, whole genome shotgun sequence, one genomic window encodes:
- the SRRM2 gene encoding serine/arginine repetitive matrix protein 2 isoform X3 has protein sequence MYNGIGLPTPRGSGTNGYVQRNLSLVRGRRGERPDYKGEEELRRLEAALVKRPNPDILDHERKRRVELRCLELEEMMEEQGYEEQQIQEKVATFRLMLLEKDVNPGGKEETPGQRPAVTETHQLAELNEKKNERLRAAFGISDSYVDGSSFDPQRRAREAKQPVPEPPKPYSLVRESSSSRSPTPKQKKKKKKKDRGRSESSSPRRERKKSSKKKKHRSESESKKRKHRSPTPKSKRKSKDKKRKRSRSTTPAPKSRRVHRSTSADSASSSDTSRSRSRSAAAKTHTTTLTGRSPSPASGRRGEGDVPSREPGITNIGQPSSPEPSTKQPSSPYENKDKDKKEKSAVQPSPSPERSSTGPELPAPTLLLAEQYGGSPQPLATTPLSQEPVNPPSEASPAQGHSPPKSPEKPPQSSSESCPPSPQPTKVSRHASSSPESPKPTPAPGSRRDISSSPASKSRSHGRTKRDKSHSHTPSHRVGRSRSPTTKRGRSRSRTPTKRGHSRSRSPQWRRSRSAQRWGRSRSPQRRGRSRSPQRPGWSRSRNTQRRGRSRSARRGRSHSRSPATRGRSRSRTPTRRGRSRSRTPARRRSRSRTPTRRRSRSRTPARRGRSRSRTPARRRSRTRSPVRRRSRSRSLARRSGRSRSRTPARRGRSRSRTPARRGRSRSRTPARRSGRSRSRTPTRRGRSQSRTPARRGRSRSRSLVRRGRSHSRTPQRRGRSGSSSERKNKSRASQRRSRSNSSPEMKKSRVSSRRSRSLSSPRSKVKSRLSLRRSLSGSSPRPKQKSQTPPRRSRSGSSQPKAKSRTPLRRSRSGSSPPPNQKSKTPSRQSHSSSSPQPNVKSGTPRQESVTSPQVNEQSATPQRQSRSESSPDPEVKSRTPSRHSCSGSSPSRVKSNTPPRRSRSGSSSPQPKMKAVTSPIQSHSGFSSPSPSRVTSKTLSRQSRSESPCSKTESRSLQRHSHSRSSSPDTKVKPGTPPRQSHSGSTSPCPKAKPQTPPGHNLPGSKSPCSQEKYKDTSAQSCSGSFSLCPGVKSCTPPSALQQKGQSPTSPDSTSGTSSPEMRQSHSESPYLQTKSQTPPKGGQSRSSSPITELAPRSPTRQDRSELSEGPRLKSGMSPEQSGSQSDSSLYPAVDSKSLLGQSRLEPSESKEKTSLLLQEDVTASSPRPRDKLSPPSVQDRPESSPVLRDTPRTPSRERGGVESSPDTKDRSSALTKPSQDEELMEVVEKSEESLNQVLPHLSPELKEMAGSNFESSPEIEERSAMSLTLDQSQSQASLEEVPAVASAWSGPHFSPEHKELSDSPPRENSFGSPLEFRNSGSLAEMNTGFSPEVKDLNGPFPNQLETDPSLDVKEQSTRSSRHSSSELSPDAVEKAGMSSNQSVSSPVLDAIPRTPSRERSSSASSEMKDGLPRTPSRRSRSGSSPGLRDGSGTPSRHSLSGSSPGMKDIPRTPSRGRSECDSSPEAKALPQTPRPRSHSPSSPELNNKCLTPQRERSGSESSVEQKTVTSTPLGQRRRSGSSQELDGKPSSSPQERSESDSSPDSKAKTRMPLRQRSHSGSSPEVDSKSRPSPRRSRSGSSPEVKDKPRAVPRAQSGSDSSPEPKAPVPRVLPRRSRSGSSSKGRGPSPEGSSSSESSPEHPPKSRTTRRSSRSSPEPKTKSRTPPRRRSSRSSPELTRKARLSRRSRSASSSPETRSRTPPRRRRSPSVSSPEPAEKSRSSRRRRSASSPRTKTTSRRGRSPSPKPRGLQRSRSRSRREKTRTTRRRDRSGSSQSTSRRRQRSRSRSRVTRRRRGGSGYHSRSPARQESSRTSSRRRRGRSRTPPTSRKRSRSRTSPAPWKRSRSRASPATHRRSRSRTPLVSRRRSRSRTSPVSRRRSRSRTSVTRRRSRSRASPVSRRRSRSRTPPVTRRRSRSRTPTRRRSRSRTPPVTRRRSRSRTPPVTRRRSRSRTSPITRRRSRSRTSPVTRRRSRSRTSPVTRRRSRSRTSPVTRRRSRSRTPLALRRRSRSRTPLLARKRSRSRSPLAIRRRSRSRTPRTTRGKRSLTRSPPAIRRRSASGSSSDRSRSATPPATRNHSGSRTPPVALNSSRMSCFSRPSMSPTPLDRCRSPGMLEPLGSSRTPMSVLQQAGGSMMDGPGPRIPDHPRTSVPENHAQSRIALALTAISLGTARPPPSMSAAGLAARMSQVPAPVPLMSLRTAPAASLASRIPAASAAAMNLASARAPAIPTAVNLADSRTPAAAAAMNLASPRTAVAPSAVNLADPRTPTAPAVNLAGARTPAALAALSLTGSGTAPTAANYPSSSRTPQAPAPANLVGPRSTHATAPVNIASSRTPPALAPANLTSARMAPALSGANLTSPRVPLSAYERVSGRTSPPLLDRARSRTPPGGPGSRTPPSAPSQSRMTSERAPSPASRMVQASSQSVLPPAQDRPRSPVPSAFSDQSRSLLAQTTPVAGSQSLSSGTVAKTTSSAGDHDGMLSGPVPGVFHPEGGEPTASMEAQQPSALAALQPAKERRSSSSSSSSSSSSSSSSSSSSSSSSSGSSSSDSEGSSLPTQPEVVLKRVPSPAPAPKEAVREGRPQEPTPAKRKRRSSSSSSSSSSSSSSSSSSSSSSSSSSSSSSSSSSSSSTSSSPSPAKPGPQALPKPASPKKPPPGERRSRSPRKPIDSLRDSRSLSYSPAERRRPSPQPSPRDQQSSSERGSRRSQRGDSHSPGHKRRRETPSPRSVRHRSSRSP, from the exons ATGTACAACGGGATCGGGCTGCCGACGCCCCGGGGCAGCGGCACCAACGGCTACGTCCAGCGCAACCTGTCCCTGGTGCGGGGCCGCCGCGGTGAGCGGCCTGACTACAAGGGAGAGGAGGAACTGCGGCGCCTGGAGGCTGCCCTGGTGAAGCGGCCTAATCCTGACATCCTGGACCACGAGCGCAAGCGGCGCGTGGAGCTGCGATGCCTCGAGCTGGAGGAGATGATGGAAgagcaggg GTACGAGGAACAGCAAATTCAGGAAAAAGTGGCGACCTTTCGACTCATGTTGCTGGAGAAGGATGTGAACCCTGGGGGCAAGGAGGAGACCCcagggcagaggccagc GGTAACTGAGACTCACCAGTTGGCAGAATTGAATGAGAAGAAGAACGAGAGACTCCGAGCTGCCTTTGGCATCAGTGATTCCTATGTGGATGGCAGCTCTTTTGATCCTCAGCGTCGTGCTCGGGAAGCTAAACAACCAGTTCCTGAGCCACCCAAACCTTACAG CCTTGTCCGGGAGTCTAGCAGTTCTCGCTCACCAACCccaaagcaaaagaagaagaaaaagaagaaagatagagGACG GTCAGAGAGCAGCTCTCCTCGAcgagagaggaagaagagctcTAAGAAGAAGAAGCACAG GTCAGAATCTGAATCCAAGAAAAGGAAGCATAG GTCTCCTACTCCAAAGAGCAAACGTAAATCTAAGGACAAGAAGAGGAAGCG GTCTCGAAGTACAACACCAGCCCCCAAGAGCCGACGGGTGCACCGTTCAACTTCTGCAGACTCTGCTTCCTCTTCAGATACTTCCCGCAGTCG GTCTCGAAGTGCTGCAGCTAAAACCCATACAACTACCTTGACTGGGCGAAGTCCTTCCCCTGCTTCGGGGCGTCGAGGGGAGGGAGATGTACCATCCAGGGAACCAGGTATCACCAACATAGGGCAGCCTAGTAGCCCGGAGCCTTCTACAAAGCAGCCTAGCAGCCCTtatgaaaacaaagataaagacAAGAAGGAG AAATCTGCAGTTCAACCTAGCCCCTCTCCGGAAAGGAGCAGCACAGGGCCAGAACTACCTGCTCCCACTCTGCTCCTTGCTGAGCAATATGGCGGCTCCCCACAACCCCTTGCAACAACCCCCTTAAGTCAGGAGCCAGTGAACCCCCCTTCTGAGGCTTCTCCAGCCCAGGGCCATTCACCACCTAAGTCTCCTGAGAAACCTCCCCAATCTTCTTCAGAGAGCTGCCCACCCTCTCCTCAACCTACCAAAGTTTCTCGGCATGCCAGCTCTTCCCCTGAAAGTCCTAAACCTACACCAGCTCCTGGGTCCCGCCGAGATATTTCTTCTTCTCCTGCATCCAAGAGTCGCTCACATGGCCGAACAAAACGGGATAAGTCACATTCTCATACTCCTTCTCATAGAGTGGGGAGGTCCCGTAGTCCTACCACTAAGAGGGGGCGGTCTCGGTCTCGAACCCCTACCAAGAGAGGTCATTCTCGGTCCCGGTCACCTCAGTGGCGTAGGTCCCGGTCTGCACAGAGGTGGGGACGATCTAGGAGCCCCCAGCGACGTGGCCGCTCTAGGTCTCCTCAGCGACCAGGCTGGTCCAGGAGCAGAAATACACAGAGAAGAGGCAGGTCTAGGTCAGCAAGACGAGGCAGGTCACACTCTAGATCCCCTGCAACTAGGGGCAGATCTCGTTCTAGAACACCCACCCGGAGGGGCAGATCTCGGTCTAGGACACCTGCCAGGCGGAGGTCACGATCTAGAACACCCACTAGGCGCAGGTCTCGGTCTAGAACACCAGCCCGGAGGGGCAGGTCTCGGTCTAGAACACCTGCTAGGCGCAGATCTAGGACCCGATCACCAGTACGACGGAGGTCTCGTAGTAGATCGCTAGCCAGGAGAAGTGGCAGGTCACGCTCTAGGACCCCAGCCAGGCGTGGGCGGTCACGCTCCAGAACCCCAGCCAGGCGTGGGCGGTCGCGCTCCAGAACCCCAGCTAGACGAAGTGGCCGGTCACGCTCTAGAACACCAACCAGGAGAGGGAGATCTCAGTCTAGGACACCAGCAAGACGAGGAAGATCCCGTAGTAGAAGTCTAGTTAGACGGGGAAGATCTCACTCTAGAACACCACAAAGAAGGGGCAGGTCTGGCTCCTCATCAGAGCGGAAGAACAAATCCAGAGCATCACAGAGAAGGAGCAGGTCCAACTCAAGCCCAGAAATGAAGAAATCTCGAGTTTCTTCGAGGCGGAGCAGGTCTCTCTCTTCACCAAGGTCCAAAGTAAAATCCCGCCTGTCTTTGAGGCGAAGCCTTTCAGGGTCCTCTCCACGCCCTAAACAAAAGTCTCAGACACCACCAAGGCGCAGTCGCTCCGGATCATCCCAACCTAAAGCTAAATCTAGAACACCACTAAGGCGAAGTCGCTCTGGTTCTTCTCCGCCTCCTAATCAGAAATCTAAAACGCCATCAAGACAAAGTCATTCCAGTTCATCTCCTCAACCTAACGTGAAATCTGGAACGCCAAGGCAGGAGTCTGTAACAAGTCCCCAGGTAAATGAACAATCTGCAACACCACAAAGACAGAGCCGTTCTGAATCATCACCTGACCCTGAGGTGAAGTCTAGGACCCCTTCGAGACATAGCTGCTCTGGGTCTTCTCCTTCTAGAGTGAAATCTAACACACCTCCAAGACGGAGCCGATCTGGGTCATCATCTCCACAACCCAAAATGAAAGCAGTAACGTCACCAATCCAAAGCCATTCTGGCTTCTCTTCTCCAAGTCCTAGTAGAGTGACATCTAAAACACTTTCAAGGCAAAGCAGATCAGAGTCTCCATGCTCCAAGACAGAATCTAGATCGTTGCAAAGACACAGCCATTCTAGATCCTCCTCTCCAGATACCAAAGTGAAACCTGGAACACCACCAAGACAGAGTCACTCAGGGTCTACTTCGCCATGCCCCAAAGCAAAGCCCCAAACTCCACCAGGGCATAATCTTCCTGGATCAAAGTCACCATGTTCCCAAGAGAAGTATAAAGATACATCAGCACAGAGTTGCTCTGgatctttctctctgtgtccagGAGTAAAGTCCTGCACACCACCCTCAGCTCTGCAACAGAAAGGACAATCTCCAACTTCACCAGACTCTACATCTGGTACTTCAAGTCCAGAAATGAGACAGAGTCATTCTGAATCTCCATATCTGCAGACCAAATCTCAGACACCTCCTAAGGGTGGCCAGTCCAGGTCCTCATCTCCAATCACTGAGCTGGCACCCAGATCTCCAACAAGACAAGATAGAAGTGAATTGTCAGAAGGTCCTAGGCTGAAATCTGGAATGTCTCCTGAGCAGAGCGGGTCCCAGTCTGACTCTTCCCTATATCCTGCAGTGGACTCTAAATCTCTTCTGGGGCAGAGTAGATTGGAGCCTtctgaatcaaaagaaaaaacgAGCTTACTCCTTCAGGAGGATGTTACTGCATCATCTCCAAGACCAAGAGACAAATTGAGTCCTCCTTCTGTGCAGGATAGGCCTGAGTCTTCACCAGTACTCAGAGACACCCCTAGAACTCCATCAAGGGAAAGAGGTGGTGTTGAGTCATCTCCAGATACAAAAGACCGAAGTAGTGCATTAACTAAGCCAAGCCAAGATGAGGAATTAATGGAGGTGGTAGAGAAATCTGAAGAATCCTTAAACCAGGTCCTGCCCCATTTGTCTCCAGAACTTAAAGAAATGGCTGGAAGTAACTTTGAATCATCTCCTGAAATAGAAGAAAGATCTGCCATGTCTTTGACTCTTGACCAAAGCCAGTCACAGGCTTCTTTGGAAGAAGTCCCTGCAGTGGCCTCAGCTTGGAGCGGGCCACACTTTTCTCCAGAACATAAAGAACTGTCTGACTCTCCTCCCAGAGAGAATAGCTTTGGCTCACCTTTAGAATTTAGAAACTCTGGCTCTCTTGCAGAAATGAATACTGGATTTTCTCCTGAGGTTAAAGATTTGAATGGACCTTTTCCTAATCAGCTGGAGACAGATCCATCTCTAGATGTGAAAGAACAATCAACAAGGTCCTCCAGACACAGCAGTTCTGAGTTATCCCCAGATGCGGTGGAAAAAGCAGGAATGTCTTCAAATCAGAGTGTCTCTTCGCCAGTACTTGATGCTATACCTAGAACACCCTCAAGGGAAAGAAGTAGTTCTGCATCTTCTGAAATGAAGGATGGTTTACCCAGAACCCCCTCAAGGAGAAGCAGGTCTGGGTCTTCCCCAGGACTTAGAGATGGGTCTGGGACCCCCTCAAGGCACAGCCTATCTGGGTCGTCTCCTGGAATGAAAGATATACCTAGAACACCATCCAGGGGAAGGAGTGAATGTGATTCCTCTCCAGAAGCAAAAGCTTTGCCTCAGACTCCTAGGCCAAGGAGTCATTCTCCATCATCCCCGGAGCTCAACAATAAGTGTCTTACCCCCCAGAGAGAAAGAAGTGGGTCAGAGTCATCAGTTGAACAGAAGACTGTGACTAGTACTCCTCTCGGGCAGAGACGTCGGTCTGGATCTTCTCAAGAACTTGATGGGAAACCCAGTTCATCGCCTCAGGAGAGAAGTGAGTCAGACTCTTCTCCAGATTCTAAAGCTAAGACACGAATGCCACTTAGACAAAGGAGTCACTCTGGATCATCTCCAGAGGTCGACAGCAAATCCCGGCCTTCTCCTCGGCGTAGTAGGTCTGGCTCATCCCCTGAAGTTAAAGATAAGCCAAGAGCAGTACCCAGGGCACAGAGTGGTTCTGATTCCTCTCCTGAACCCAAGGCTCCGGTCCCTCGGGTCCTTCCAAGACGAAGCAGATCAGGTTCATCAAGCAAAGGCAGAGGCCCTTCGCCTGAAGGAAGCAGCAGTTCTGAGTCCTCTCCAGAACACCCACCCAAATCCAGAACTACTAGAAGAAGTTCTAGGTCATCACCAGAGCCCAAGACCAAGTCTCGTACTCCCCCTCGCCGTCGCAGCTCTCGATCATCTCCTGAGCTGACTAGGAAGGCCAGGCTCTCCCGTAGAAGCCGTTCTGCATCATCCTCACCAGAGACCCGCTCTAGAACTCCCCCAAGACGCAGAAGAAGTCCCTCAGTGTCTTCCCCAGAGCCAGCCGAAAAGTCAAGATCCTCACGCCGGCGGCGTTCAGCTTCATCTCCACGCACTAAGACAACTTCAAGGAGAGGCCGTTCTCCTTCACCAAAGCCTCGTGGGCTGCAGAGGTCCCGTTCCCGCTCGAGGAGGGAGAAAACCAGAACAACCCGTCGTCGAGATAGGTCTGGATCTTCTCAGTCAACCTCTCGGAGAAGACAGCGGAGCCGGTCAAGGTCTCGGGTTACTCGGCGTCGCAGGGGAGGCTCCGGTTACCATTCAAGGTCTCCTGCCCGGCAGGAGAGTTCCAGAACCTCCTCTAGACGCCGAAGAGGCCGCTCTCGGACACCCCCAACCAGTCGGAAGCGTTCCCGCTCACGCACATCACCAGCCCCATGGAAACGCTCCAGGTCTCGGGCCTCTCCAGCCACTCACCGGCGATCCAGGTCCAGAACACCCCTGGTTAGCCGACGGAGGTCCAGGTCTCGAACTTCACCAGTCAGCCGGAGGCGATCAAGGTCCAGGACATCGGTGACTAGACGAAGATCTCGATCAAGAGCTTCCCCAGTGAGTCGAAGGCGATCTAGGTCCAGAACACCGCCAGTAACCCGCCGTCGTTCAAGGTCCAGAACACCGACTCGCCGACGCTCCCGTTCTAGGACTCCACCAGTGACTCGGAGAAGGTCCAGATCTAGGACCCCACCAGTAACCAGAAGGCGATCTCGAAGCAGAACCTCCCCTATCACTCGCAGAAGATCAAGATCCAGAACATCCCCGGTCACCCGAAGGAGGTCAAGATCTCGCACATCTCCGGTAACTCGAAGGAGGTCTCGCTCTCGAACCTCTCCAGTGACACGCCGCCGATCTAGGTCCCGAACTCCTCTAGCTCTTCGGCGCCGCTCTAGGTCTCGAACCCCATTGTTAGCACGTAAGCGTTCTCGAAGTCGCTCACCACTTGCTATTCGCCGCCGTTCTAGGTCCCGTACTCCACGAACAACTCGGGGCAAACGGTCCTTAACAAGATCTCCTCCAGCTATTCGCAGGCGTTCTGCGTCCGGAAGCAGTTCTGATCGTTCACGTTCTGCTACTCCTCCAGCAACAAGAAATCATTCTGGTTCTCGGACACCTCCAGTAGCGCTCAATAGCTCCAGAATGAGCTGCTTCAGTCGTCCTAGCATGTCACCAACTCCTCTTGACCGCTGTAGATCACCTGGAATGCTTGAGCCCCTTGGCAGCTCTAGAACACCCATGTCTGTCCTGCAGCAAGCTGGTGGTTCCATGATGGATGGTCCAGGTCCCCGAATTCCTGATCACCCGAGAACGTCTGTGCCAGAAAACCATGCTCAGTCTAGAATTGCACTTGCCCTGACGGCTATCAGTCTTGGCACCGCTCGGCCTCCTCCGTCCATGTCTGCAGCTGGCCTTGCTGCAAGAATGTCCCAGGTTCCAGCTCCAGTGCCTCTCATGAGTCTCAGAACAGCCCCAGCTGCCAGCCTTGCCAGCAGGATTCCTGCAGCCTCTGCAGCAGCCATGAACCTGGCCAGCGCCAGGGCACCTGCCATCCCAACAGCAGTAAACCTGGCTGACTCAAGAACgccagctgcagcagcagccatgAACTTGGCCAGCCCCAGAACAGCAGTGGCACCTTCGGCCGTGAACCTTGCTGACCCTCGTACCCCCACAGCACCAGCTGTGAACCTGGCAGGAGCCAGAACCCCAGCTGCTTTGGCAGCTTTGAGTCTCACGGGTTCTGGCACAGCCCCAACTGCTGCAAACTATCCGTCCAGCTCCAGAACACCGCAGGCTCCAGCCCCTGCAAACCTGGTGGGTCCTAGATCTACACATGCCACAGCTCCTGTGAATATTGCCAGCTCAAGAACCCCTCCAGCCTTGGCCCCTGCAAATCTCACTAGTGCTAGAATGGCTCCAGCCTTGTCTGGTGCAAACCTCACCAGCCCTAGGGTTCCCCTCTCTGCCTATGAGCGTGTTAGTGGCAGAACCTCACCACCACTCCTTGACCGAGCCAGGTCCAGAACCCCACCAGGAGGCCCAGGCTCCAGAACCCCACCATCTGCCCCAAGCCAGTCTAGAATGACATCTGAGCGGGCTCCCTCTCCTGCCTCTAGAATGGTACAGGCTTCCTCACAGTCAGTTCTTCCTCCAGCTCAGGATCGGCCTAGGTCCCCTGTGCCATCTGCTTTTTCTGACCAGTCCCGATCTTTGCTTGCCCAGACCACCCCTGTAGCAGGgtctcagtccctttcctctGGAACGGTGGCAAAGACCACATCCTCTGCTGGTGACCACGATGGCATGCTCTCTGGCCCCGTCCCTGGGGTGTTCCACCCAGAGGGTGGGGAACCAACTGCCTCTATGGAGGCCCAGCAGCCTTCTGCTTTGGCTGCCCTGCAGCCAGCAAAGGAGCGGCGGAGTtcgtcctcctcgtcctcctctaGCTCCTCCTCTTCATCGTCATCGTCATCGtcgtcgtcctcctcctcctctggctcCAGTTCTAGCGACTCGGAGGGCTCTAGCCTTCCCACTCAACCTGAGGTAGTACTGAAGAG ggtccccagccccgccccagccccaaAGGAGGCTGTTCGAGAGGGCCGTCCTCAGGAACCGACCCCAGCCAAGCGGAAGAGGCGTTCTAGCAGCTCCAGTTCCAGCAGCAGCTCCTCCTCTTCatcgtcctcttcttcctcctcttcctcctcctcctcctcctcctcctcctcttcgtcttcctcttcttcctctacttcttcctccccctcccctgctaaGCCTGGCCCTCAGGCCTTGCCCAAACCTGCAAGCCCCAAGAAGCCACCCCCTGGTGAGCGGAG GTCCCGCAGCCCCCGGAAGCCAATAGACTCCCTCCGGGACTCCCGGTCCCTCAGCTACTCGCCTGCGGAGCGCCGccgcccctcaccccagccctcaCCGCGGGACCAGCAGAG CAGCAGTGAACGGGGTTCCCGGAGAAGCCAGCGTGGGGACAGCCACTCCCCGGGCCACAAGCGCAGGAGGGAAACGCCCAGCCCTCGCTCCGTGCGGCACCGTTCCTCCAG GTCTCCGTGA